One window of uncultured Trichococcus sp. genomic DNA carries:
- a CDS encoding glycoside hydrolase family 2 TIM barrel-domain containing protein, producing MREKNNFNDNWFFHMGELEQRVEKFTAKTGTCGGASNLTQEEGFVYKLPQFVVDVLGTDNGNTFYNIAEKLEGNWNPVTLPDDWKIRQDYEAPDSSNAGVMVQGSANGYLPDGVGYYRKKFSLSEEALGKRIVLEFEGVMHDSIIWVNGSYIGSHLSGYTGFAYDISEYLFYGDEGENVVLVKTDTTYKEGWWAEGAGIYRDVWMYELDPVHVKRHGTFVYCQNITADNAKVVIETEINNEQTSECNVVVRQKLLSEEEKTLYQLEKSLTIEALGENNITFEFDVKNPSIWELDSTYLYKMVTEIVSENAIVDQYETTFGIRDVQYTEQGLVLNGKLTEIKGVCEHQDFAGVGVALTPDIIDYKLTRIKEMGGNAYRSAHHPATDYLLQACDRMGILVLNENRRLEMNPEGLSDLEELIKGSRNHPSIFMWSLENEELITVMKPGIRLLKAMLTRAKKLDPSRLFTVAGQFAKRDIEYMEIADVAGFNYDDGAAKEMSEKCPGLLVMASEDSSYVSSRGVYQDNRKLGLCDSYDTGKYYSRLAQKDDDPEIGAGTLGGAVSPGSLVYCWNHFKNEMPALGGIFIWTAFDYRGETFPWNWPTINSQYGAMDMCGFEKDIYYFWQSIWKDAAIVHVLPHWNWEGREGQNIVVDVYSNCEEVELFVNNKSLGKKKHTLGSISSWDVIYSPGEIKVVAYNNGAEAANDRRTTTGEPYAVRLSKVFSGTDVDLIKAEIIDESGLVCPTADNHINFTVENAEIIGVGNGNPGSHEKDVADNRKAFNGLAMVIVRKNEGEMSVSAKSEGLKIGKVIL from the coding sequence ATGAGGGAAAAAAATAATTTTAATGATAATTGGTTTTTTCACATGGGAGAGCTTGAACAAAGAGTAGAAAAGTTCACAGCAAAAACTGGAACGTGCGGTGGAGCAAGTAATTTAACGCAGGAAGAAGGATTTGTCTATAAGCTTCCTCAGTTTGTTGTAGATGTTTTAGGTACAGACAATGGGAACACTTTTTATAATATTGCAGAAAAACTTGAAGGAAATTGGAACCCAGTCACGCTTCCGGATGACTGGAAAATAAGACAAGACTATGAGGCGCCGGATAGTAGCAACGCAGGAGTAATGGTTCAGGGGTCCGCAAATGGTTACTTGCCAGACGGTGTAGGTTATTATAGAAAGAAATTTTCATTATCAGAGGAAGCTCTTGGAAAAAGAATTGTTTTAGAATTTGAAGGTGTTATGCATGATTCAATTATCTGGGTGAATGGAAGTTATATAGGTTCTCATTTATCAGGATACACAGGATTTGCCTATGATATCAGTGAATACCTATTTTATGGAGATGAAGGCGAAAATGTTGTATTGGTAAAAACAGACACTACTTATAAAGAAGGTTGGTGGGCAGAAGGAGCAGGTATATATAGGGATGTATGGATGTATGAATTAGATCCAGTACATGTGAAACGGCATGGGACGTTTGTCTATTGCCAGAACATAACAGCTGATAATGCAAAAGTGGTGATTGAAACAGAAATTAATAATGAGCAAACGTCAGAGTGTAATGTGGTAGTCAGACAGAAACTTCTCTCAGAGGAAGAGAAAACTTTGTATCAGTTGGAAAAAAGCTTAACGATAGAGGCTCTTGGTGAAAACAATATTACTTTTGAGTTCGACGTTAAAAACCCTTCCATATGGGAGCTTGATAGTACCTATCTGTATAAAATGGTAACAGAAATTGTTTCTGAGAATGCCATTGTAGATCAATATGAGACTACATTTGGTATCAGAGACGTTCAATATACAGAACAAGGCTTAGTGCTCAATGGGAAATTGACTGAAATTAAAGGTGTGTGCGAACATCAAGATTTCGCCGGAGTTGGTGTGGCATTGACTCCAGATATTATTGACTACAAATTAACGAGAATAAAAGAAATGGGTGGAAATGCATACCGCTCCGCTCACCATCCAGCTACTGATTATTTGCTTCAAGCTTGCGATAGAATGGGAATTCTCGTTTTAAATGAAAACAGACGATTAGAAATGAACCCCGAGGGCCTGAGTGACCTAGAGGAACTCATTAAGGGAAGCAGAAATCATCCGTCTATATTTATGTGGTCTTTAGAAAATGAAGAGTTAATTACAGTTATGAAGCCTGGAATAAGATTGTTAAAGGCGATGCTTACACGTGCTAAAAAATTGGACCCTTCAAGGCTGTTTACTGTTGCAGGACAGTTTGCCAAGAGGGATATAGAATATATGGAGATAGCAGATGTTGCAGGATTTAATTATGATGATGGTGCTGCGAAAGAAATGTCAGAAAAATGTCCAGGATTATTAGTTATGGCGTCAGAAGATTCTTCATATGTATCGTCTAGAGGTGTTTATCAAGACAACCGTAAACTAGGGCTATGTGATAGTTATGACACTGGGAAGTACTATTCGAGATTGGCTCAAAAAGATGACGATCCAGAAATTGGCGCGGGAACATTAGGTGGTGCGGTCTCTCCAGGGAGTCTTGTGTACTGTTGGAATCACTTTAAAAACGAAATGCCAGCCTTAGGTGGAATATTCATTTGGACAGCTTTTGATTATCGCGGGGAAACTTTCCCTTGGAACTGGCCTACGATTAATTCACAGTACGGTGCAATGGATATGTGTGGATTTGAAAAAGACATCTACTATTTCTGGCAGAGTATCTGGAAAGACGCAGCAATCGTACATGTGCTTCCGCATTGGAACTGGGAAGGCAGAGAAGGACAAAATATTGTGGTCGATGTATACAGTAATTGTGAAGAAGTAGAGTTATTTGTAAATAATAAGTCCCTAGGTAAGAAAAAACATACTTTGGGATCAATTTCAAGTTGGGATGTTATCTATTCACCAGGTGAAATTAAAGTCGTGGCATATAACAATGGAGCAGAAGCTGCAAATGACAGAAGAACGACAACAGGCGAGCCATATGCAGTGAGATTAAGTAAAGTGTTCAGTGGAACTGATGTTGATCTCATCAAGGCAGAAATCATTGATGAATCGGGTTTGGTTTGCCCAACTGCAGATAACCATATTAATTTTACTGTGGAGAATGCTGAGATTATTGGTGTGGGAAATGGAAACCCTGGCAGTCATGAGAAAGATGTAGCTGACAACAGGAAAGCTTTTAATGGCTTGGCAATGGTCATCGTCCGAAAAAATGAAGGTGAGATGTCCGTTTCAGCTAAATCGGAAGGGTTAAAAATAGGTAAAGTGATTTTATAG
- a CDS encoding acetoacetate decarboxylase family protein gives MQKNNLASFRLSEEKAALNPYAIMGDQTALYFSYMSDFATIAKMVPPPLVPIAPIVSGYIAHIGKPSFSEEYNEAMLGVLVKYGDTVGMYPISFLLSGKGAEMATYLGRDKTGLPKKMCESESCIQLIQEGNVVRGKVERKGVTLMDVSMKLGEYNNPMADELYFSPAPGKKTDGYSFYYSTYMQPDVNGNAEFCNVNLLSNYVQYTYSSWTPGTVSARLQSSVNDPWGQLPVLEMLGGGFSNNDLEMKELKIVATPDAKSVMPYLMTTRFDKSALI, from the coding sequence ATGCAAAAAAATAATTTGGCGTCATTTCGATTGTCTGAAGAAAAGGCAGCATTAAACCCATATGCCATTATGGGCGATCAAACAGCTTTATATTTTTCGTATATGTCAGATTTTGCAACTATCGCAAAAATGGTTCCGCCACCATTAGTACCGATTGCACCAATTGTTTCTGGCTATATTGCTCATATTGGGAAACCGTCGTTTTCGGAAGAATATAACGAAGCTATGCTTGGTGTATTGGTGAAATACGGCGATACCGTAGGGATGTATCCAATTTCTTTCTTATTATCAGGGAAAGGTGCTGAAATGGCAACCTATCTTGGTAGAGACAAAACTGGACTTCCTAAGAAAATGTGTGAGAGTGAAAGCTGTATTCAATTGATCCAAGAAGGAAATGTTGTAAGGGGAAAAGTGGAACGTAAGGGTGTCACTTTGATGGATGTATCAATGAAATTGGGCGAATATAATAACCCAATGGCTGATGAATTATATTTTAGCCCGGCACCGGGGAAAAAGACGGATGGATATAGCTTTTATTATTCAACCTATATGCAGCCAGATGTAAATGGAAATGCTGAGTTTTGCAATGTCAATTTATTGTCTAATTATGTCCAGTATACTTATTCTTCATGGACACCAGGTACGGTTTCGGCACGTTTGCAGTCAAGCGTTAATGATCCGTGGGGGCAGTTACCTGTTCTTGAAATGCTTGGCGGTGGATTTAGCAATAATGATTTAGAGATGAAGGAATTAAAAATAGTGGCGACCCCTGATGCGAAATCGGTTATGCCGTATTTAATGACAACTCGTTTTGACAAATCTGCATTGATATAG
- a CDS encoding LysR family transcriptional regulator, with translation MELKHIIFFDTVCKYKSFSKAANELFITQQAVSKKIKELEEELNTQLFIRSSFGVELTEEGYYLLEQSSMILKKRDEIMQYYTKISNSKRNSLKIGISYGIKVLLRKAIFQEFEKNHPEIKLELGEMLNQDVENGIVDKSLDIGITINPDTIPNIRSLSLFHEPICCIVNEHHPFASRLSLTFDEILNETIVMADQNCKSYYSFMEQCARHGKIPNIITVPDVMSIYENCFHDNVIGFSLERLSKLMQFDGLIAIPLSDQYAYWDVCLIWNEENKNRDHIKCFSNFILENTNQ, from the coding sequence ATGGAATTAAAACATATAATCTTTTTTGATACAGTCTGTAAATACAAAAGTTTTTCAAAAGCTGCAAACGAATTGTTTATTACCCAACAAGCTGTAAGTAAAAAGATAAAAGAGTTAGAAGAGGAATTAAACACGCAGTTATTTATCAGAAGTTCTTTTGGTGTTGAATTAACCGAGGAAGGCTATTATTTATTGGAACAAAGCTCGATGATTTTAAAAAAACGCGATGAAATTATGCAATACTACACAAAAATTTCAAACAGCAAAAGAAATTCACTTAAAATCGGAATATCATACGGAATTAAAGTCTTACTTCGAAAAGCAATATTTCAAGAGTTTGAGAAGAACCATCCAGAAATCAAATTAGAACTAGGTGAAATGTTAAATCAAGATGTAGAAAATGGCATCGTTGATAAAAGTCTTGATATAGGGATTACGATAAATCCAGATACTATTCCAAATATAAGAAGTTTGAGCCTTTTTCATGAGCCTATATGCTGTATTGTAAATGAGCATCATCCTTTTGCATCCAGGCTTTCATTGACTTTTGACGAAATATTAAACGAAACCATTGTCATGGCAGATCAAAATTGTAAAAGTTATTACAGTTTTATGGAACAATGTGCACGACATGGAAAAATACCAAATATCATAACAGTTCCGGATGTTATGTCGATTTATGAGAATTGTTTTCATGATAATGTAATTGGTTTTAGTCTAGAAAGGCTAAGTAAGTTAATGCAGTTCGATGGACTGATCGCTATTCCATTATCAGATCAATATGCCTATTGGGACGTTTGTTTAATCTGGAACGAAGAAAACAAAAATAGGGATCATATCAAATGCTTCTCCAATTTTATTCTCGAAAATACAAACCAGTAG
- a CDS encoding beta-glucoside-specific PTS transporter subunit IIABC, with amino-acid sequence MSDYTNLAKSIIKNIGGADNIETLEHCTTRLRFRLYDEKLANDDIIKNTEGVVTVMKAGGQYQVVVGTHVPEVYSAIAKLTNISSEKPVETTKKKKKPLEVIMDTVVGVMGPFIPLLTASGLIKGVNTLLVILGLYSADSGLYILLGAVGDAFFKFLPIFLGYSAAKKFGGTPFLGMLMGAILCYPTINGVDIDLFGYVVNATYTSTFFPILFTCLLAARVEKFFSKKLPEIIRTIFTPVLTMLICLPMGFALIGPFANFLGGGLTAGITMMLGFSPLLAGLIFGGAYQLLVVFGLHGLITTVVMTNVFSGIPDPITGLIGFASHAFTAMALAVAIKTRNKKTKQLAIPATITGFFGVTEPIIYGIALPNIKMFITASIAAAIGGAMGGVFGLMTYQFTGSGLIALLGYINPDDPSSLVKVLITWGTTFAVSFILSFIVYKEPVTEMVAVSEVNDNLDVDSHKGEFKREDVSSPLSGTVIPLANVKDEAFAGGDLGIGLAIDPTEGKVVAPFDGVVRALFPTKHAIGLVSNDGCEILIHIGMDTVRLDGQYFEANVKQGDTVKKGDVLITFDIDKIRGEGYSLETPVIVTNSDDYIDFIETNTGSIAAGENLYTILV; translated from the coding sequence ATGTCAGATTACACAAATCTTGCAAAGAGTATTATCAAAAATATCGGCGGGGCCGACAATATTGAAACGTTAGAACACTGTACGACTCGATTACGATTTAGATTATACGATGAAAAATTAGCAAATGACGATATCATCAAGAATACTGAAGGCGTCGTAACAGTAATGAAGGCTGGTGGACAATACCAAGTTGTAGTTGGTACGCACGTGCCTGAGGTTTATTCGGCAATTGCTAAATTGACTAATATTTCATCTGAAAAACCTGTCGAAACCACCAAGAAGAAGAAAAAACCGTTGGAAGTTATTATGGACACAGTAGTTGGTGTAATGGGACCTTTTATCCCACTACTGACAGCATCAGGTTTGATTAAAGGGGTCAACACACTACTAGTTATTTTAGGCTTATACTCAGCCGACTCTGGCTTGTATATTTTATTAGGCGCCGTTGGCGATGCTTTCTTCAAATTTTTGCCAATCTTTTTAGGTTACTCTGCTGCCAAAAAATTTGGTGGAACACCATTTCTTGGAATGTTGATGGGTGCCATACTGTGTTACCCAACAATCAACGGGGTTGATATAGATTTATTTGGTTATGTAGTAAATGCTACTTACACGAGTACTTTTTTTCCTATCCTTTTTACGTGTTTGTTAGCAGCTCGAGTTGAAAAGTTCTTTAGTAAAAAACTACCTGAGATTATCAGAACGATATTCACTCCAGTGCTTACTATGTTGATTTGTTTGCCAATGGGTTTTGCGCTGATTGGACCATTCGCCAATTTCTTAGGTGGTGGATTGACGGCTGGAATCACTATGATGTTAGGCTTCTCGCCGTTACTTGCAGGGCTTATCTTTGGGGGTGCCTATCAGTTATTAGTTGTCTTTGGTCTACACGGTCTAATTACGACAGTCGTTATGACGAATGTATTTTCAGGTATTCCAGATCCGATTACGGGTCTAATTGGTTTCGCTTCACATGCATTCACAGCAATGGCATTAGCAGTAGCTATTAAGACTCGAAACAAAAAAACAAAACAACTTGCAATACCAGCAACTATTACTGGTTTCTTCGGTGTAACAGAGCCAATAATATATGGGATTGCTTTACCAAATATTAAAATGTTTATAACTGCTTCAATTGCAGCGGCAATTGGTGGTGCGATGGGTGGTGTATTCGGTTTAATGACCTATCAATTTACCGGTTCAGGCTTAATTGCCCTGCTAGGTTATATAAATCCAGATGATCCAAGCAGTTTGGTTAAAGTTCTTATTACTTGGGGAACAACCTTTGCTGTGTCATTTATATTGTCATTTATTGTCTACAAAGAACCAGTAACTGAAATGGTTGCGGTGTCTGAGGTTAACGATAACCTTGATGTAGACAGCCATAAAGGGGAATTTAAAAGAGAAGATGTTTCTTCACCATTAAGTGGAACAGTTATCCCGTTAGCTAACGTTAAAGATGAAGCATTTGCTGGTGGTGATTTAGGGATTGGGCTAGCAATCGATCCAACGGAAGGGAAAGTAGTCGCCCCATTTGATGGGGTTGTCAGAGCCTTATTTCCAACTAAACATGCCATTGGATTGGTTTCAAACGATGGCTGTGAGATTCTCATCCATATCGGAATGGATACAGTTCGTTTAGATGGCCAGTATTTTGAAGCGAATGTCAAACAAGGGGATACCGTTAAAAAAGGTGACGTACTGATTACATTTGATATCGATAAAATTAGAGGCGAGGGCTATTCTTTGGAAACCCCAGTAATTGTTACTAACTCAGATGATTACATTGATTTTATCGAAACAAATACCGGTTCGATAGCTGCTGGCGAAAACTTATATACCATTCTAGTATAG
- a CDS encoding family 1 glycosylhydrolase, protein MTFPKNFLWGGATAANQYEGGWNEGGKGESLADHMTAGSRVSPRRITKKIEDTFYYPASDGVDFYHRYKEDIALMAEMGFKVFRMSIAWTRIFPNGNDVEPNEEGLKFYDNVFDELNKYGIEPLVTIYHSDLPYNLTQEYDGWYSRELVDLYVRYCETIFTRYQNKVRYWLTFNEINTMTLPFVGALASGYLKDLKDGAEIFKVGDNPQIRYQALHQMLVASAKAVKLGHEINPDFQIGCMIAAAATYPLTCNPKDILLAQRREQLVVDYCGDVQVRGEYGHYAFPYLAELGVELTITDDDRQALKDGTVDFYSFSQYSSNCVTSDESAEKASGNLIGGAKNPYLEASDWGWQIDSEAMYFTLNRLYGRYGIPLMIVENGLGAMDTVEADGSIHDDYRIYYLKEHIEAMERAITNGVDLIGYTPWGCIDLVSGSTGEMDKRYGFVYVDKDNEGNGTFDRSRKDSFYWYKKVIESNGETLD, encoded by the coding sequence ATGACATTTCCAAAAAATTTCTTATGGGGTGGCGCAACAGCCGCTAATCAATACGAGGGTGGCTGGAACGAAGGCGGCAAAGGTGAAAGCTTAGCTGATCATATGACTGCAGGTTCGCGAGTTTCACCGAGAAGAATTACGAAGAAAATTGAAGACACATTCTATTATCCTGCTAGTGATGGAGTTGATTTTTACCATCGATATAAAGAGGACATTGCATTAATGGCAGAAATGGGCTTTAAGGTCTTTAGAATGTCGATTGCTTGGACAAGAATCTTTCCAAATGGAAATGATGTTGAACCAAACGAAGAAGGCCTTAAATTTTATGATAATGTATTTGATGAATTAAACAAATATGGAATCGAGCCGCTAGTAACGATTTATCATAGTGATTTACCCTATAATTTAACCCAAGAATATGATGGTTGGTATTCCAGGGAACTGGTTGACTTATATGTCAGATATTGTGAAACTATCTTTACCAGATATCAAAATAAGGTTAGGTATTGGCTAACATTTAACGAAATCAATACGATGACGCTGCCTTTTGTCGGAGCATTAGCCTCAGGTTATTTGAAAGACTTAAAAGATGGCGCAGAAATTTTCAAAGTAGGGGATAATCCTCAAATTAGATATCAAGCCCTGCATCAAATGTTAGTTGCTAGTGCGAAGGCCGTTAAACTAGGGCATGAAATTAATCCTGACTTCCAAATTGGGTGTATGATTGCAGCCGCCGCTACCTATCCTTTAACATGTAATCCGAAAGATATCCTACTCGCTCAACGAAGAGAACAATTGGTTGTGGACTATTGTGGGGATGTCCAAGTTCGTGGCGAATACGGACACTATGCTTTCCCCTACCTAGCAGAATTAGGTGTTGAACTGACAATTACTGACGATGACCGCCAGGCCCTTAAGGACGGAACTGTTGATTTCTACTCATTCTCTCAATACAGTTCAAACTGTGTTACAAGCGATGAGAGTGCTGAAAAAGCTAGTGGTAATTTGATTGGTGGAGCTAAAAATCCATATTTAGAAGCTAGCGATTGGGGATGGCAAATCGATAGTGAGGCCATGTACTTTACATTGAATCGACTTTACGGCCGTTACGGTATTCCCTTAATGATAGTAGAAAATGGACTGGGTGCAATGGACACAGTTGAGGCAGACGGAAGTATTCACGATGATTATCGGATTTACTATTTGAAAGAACATATAGAAGCGATGGAAAGGGCAATCACTAATGGAGTTGATTTAATTGGTTATACACCATGGGGATGTATTGATTTAGTCAGTGGCTCTACTGGTGAAATGGACAAACGCTATGGCTTTGTCTATGTTGATAAAGACAATGAAGGTAATGGAACATTTGACAGGTCACGTAAAGATTCTTTCTATTGGTATAAAAAAGTAATTGAGTCAAACGGAGAAACTTTAGACTAA
- a CDS encoding PRD domain-containing protein, protein MIIRRILNNNVVIIHDEQEKEQIVCGKGIAFQKKPGDEVQENQINKIFVLNDSKTNKRFQELLADIPIEHIQLADDIIDNAQIRLGKKLNDNIFLTLSDHIYTSIQRYSEGLAVKNVLLWDIKRFYEVEFEIGMQALDMIEERFHVRLPEDEAGFIALHIVNAEMDDSNMQQIYQITKIIQEVSNLVKYYFAIEYDTDSVYYYRFVNHLKFFAQRLILGKPIEDTDDDLLETVKLKYQTSYKAVEKITNFISRNYHYQLSNEEKLYLTIHIERVIYKTKK, encoded by the coding sequence ATGATTATACGGAGAATCTTAAACAATAATGTAGTCATCATTCATGATGAACAAGAAAAGGAACAAATAGTTTGCGGGAAGGGAATTGCCTTTCAAAAGAAGCCTGGGGATGAAGTACAGGAAAACCAAATTAATAAAATTTTTGTACTTAATGACAGTAAAACAAATAAACGGTTTCAAGAACTTTTAGCAGATATTCCAATTGAACATATTCAATTAGCAGACGATATTATTGATAACGCTCAAATTCGTTTAGGAAAAAAGCTAAACGATAACATCTTTCTAACGTTGAGTGATCACATCTATACCTCAATTCAAAGATATTCAGAAGGACTGGCAGTTAAGAACGTCTTGCTTTGGGATATCAAACGATTTTATGAAGTTGAGTTTGAAATAGGTATGCAAGCTCTTGACATGATTGAGGAACGTTTCCATGTTCGACTGCCTGAGGATGAGGCTGGATTCATTGCTTTGCATATCGTCAATGCTGAAATGGATGATAGTAATATGCAGCAAATCTATCAAATCACCAAAATTATTCAGGAAGTCTCAAATTTGGTGAAATACTATTTCGCTATCGAGTACGACACTGATTCAGTTTATTACTATCGATTTGTTAATCATTTAAAGTTTTTTGCGCAACGATTAATTCTTGGGAAACCAATAGAAGATACAGATGATGACTTGCTGGAAACGGTAAAACTAAAGTATCAAACGTCGTACAAGGCTGTAGAAAAAATAACGAATTTCATCTCAAGAAACTATCATTATCAATTATCAAATGAAGAAAAATTATACCTAACCATTCATATAGAGAGAGTTATCTATAAGACTAAAAAATAA
- a CDS encoding glycoside-pentoside-hexuronide (GPH):cation symporter, which yields MEIESKQLVLNYRVKEKISFKEKLSYGMGGMADALVWSSISAFGTYYYTNSAGLAAAAIGTMFLVSRIISGISDIIMGMIIDRTHSKYGKARPWLLWMAIPYAIATILLFSIPQSFSPGAKLVYAYITYNLVSSVLYPAIIQPYGTMSTLITDNVEDRTQLTVGRMAIQMFSVILLNFLVMPLVNAFGNTPSAWTKAFAVLAPIAAGILIITFLNTKERIGEVAPETESIDEKKKALPIGVSLKTLVTNKYWVNRVLFGMMITIATATTGVNIYYASYWLNNNNAVGILSLANVIPMIISLVLVTPLAAKLGKKMTVQLGVSVMIAGIILQLIAPTNMLIIMIGYAIRGFGTGLATALSGVLLGDTIDYSEWKNGFRTEGLIFSAATIGTKIGSGLGAGILGWALAWGGFNAAATTQTSGAMTAIIAVFTYIPLLVSVIAFLLNLVYDLDKKMPQILNDLNERNAAQ from the coding sequence ATGGAAATAGAAAGCAAACAGCTGGTGCTCAACTATAGAGTGAAAGAAAAAATATCATTTAAGGAAAAATTGAGTTATGGAATGGGAGGGATGGCAGACGCGTTAGTATGGAGTAGTATTAGTGCTTTTGGAACTTACTATTATACAAATTCTGCTGGATTAGCAGCGGCAGCTATCGGAACAATGTTCCTAGTATCACGTATCATAAGTGGAATTTCAGATATCATAATGGGAATGATTATTGATAGAACACATTCAAAATATGGCAAGGCGCGTCCGTGGTTGTTGTGGATGGCAATTCCGTATGCTATAGCTACCATTTTGTTGTTTTCTATCCCACAATCGTTCAGCCCAGGAGCAAAATTGGTGTATGCTTATATAACCTATAATTTAGTATCCTCAGTACTATACCCGGCAATCATTCAACCTTATGGCACAATGTCCACATTAATAACGGATAATGTCGAAGACCGGACACAGTTAACTGTTGGACGAATGGCAATTCAGATGTTTAGTGTCATACTACTTAATTTTCTGGTGATGCCGCTAGTCAATGCTTTCGGCAATACTCCAAGCGCATGGACGAAGGCATTTGCTGTCTTGGCTCCCATCGCTGCGGGTATCTTAATAATCACCTTTCTTAACACCAAAGAACGGATTGGTGAGGTCGCTCCGGAAACGGAAAGTATTGACGAGAAGAAAAAAGCATTACCAATTGGTGTTTCTTTGAAAACCCTGGTCACAAATAAATACTGGGTTAATCGCGTCCTGTTTGGAATGATGATTACGATTGCTACGGCTACAACGGGCGTAAATATTTATTATGCCTCATATTGGCTTAACAATAATAATGCGGTAGGTATTCTTTCTCTGGCTAATGTAATACCAATGATTATATCACTTGTGTTGGTTACGCCATTGGCTGCTAAGTTAGGGAAAAAGATGACCGTTCAACTTGGTGTGAGCGTTATGATCGCTGGTATCATTCTACAACTTATTGCCCCAACTAATATGCTAATCATCATGATTGGTTATGCAATTCGTGGTTTTGGCACCGGGCTTGCGACTGCACTAAGTGGTGTTTTACTTGGTGATACAATTGATTATTCTGAATGGAAGAACGGCTTTCGAACAGAGGGGCTAATATTTTCAGCAGCCACCATTGGAACGAAAATTGGTTCAGGCCTTGGTGCTGGAATTCTGGGATGGGCTCTTGCTTGGGGAGGGTTTAATGCGGCAGCAACTACGCAGACTAGTGGCGCTATGACAGCAATTATTGCTGTATTTACTTATATTCCATTGCTAGTTTCTGTAATCGCTTTCCTTCTGAACTTAGTTTATGACCTTGACAAGAAGATGCCTCAGATTTTGAATGATCTGAATGAGCGTAATGCTGCTCAATGA